GTGGGCTCTGCCAGATCGGCGTCGCGAACACGTTGTCGACGACGAGCCGCGCGCCGCCCTTGTGCGCGATCTCAGCGATGCCGGGAATGTCGAGCACGTCTAGCGTCGGGTTGGTCGGACTCTCCAGGAAGAACGTCTTGGTGTTGGGCCTTACGGCCCGCTGCCACTCGTCGAGATTGGCTCCGTCGACCAGCGTGGTCTCGATGCCGTAGCGCGGCAAGAGGTCCTGGATGACGTAGAGACACGAGCCGAACAGGGCGCGGGAGGCCACCACGTGATCGCCGGCCTTCAGCGGCGCCAGGATCGCCGTGGTCACCGCGGCCATGCCGGTTGCCGCCGAGCGGGCGGCTTCGGCGCCTTCGAGCTCGATCATGCGGCGCTCGAACATCGCGATCGTCGGGTTGGAGTAGCGCGAATAGATGAAGCCGGGGTCCTCGCCCTTGAACCGCGCCTCGCACTCCTCGGCGCTGTTGTAGACGTAGCCTTGCGTCAAAAACAGCGCCTCCGACGTCTCGCCATATTGCGAGCGCAGGGTGCCGGAATGGACCAGGCGGGTTTCGGGACGGTAGTTGGCAGGCGACTTCGACATAGGACCCTCCGATATGACCGTCTCGTCGAAAACGGTCACAAAAAAACCGGCCTGGATATCTCCACGGGCCGGGATCACAGAGGTCCCCGGCCTGTTTAGCGACTTATTTAACGTGGCTGCAAGCCGGCCGGCTCAAATCACCACGGGATAAGTGTTGCTCATATTCCGCAATGCCCTTTCCGTCAAGGCGTCCATCGGATAGCCGTAAAAGGCTAGTATTTCCGGCATGTCCGGATGCGTTTGCCCCCTGATGAGGACCCCCGGTTGAGCTTTACGGTTGCCGCCGACGCCAATGGTATCCTGCCCGACCGCATGATCGCGGCGATGGCGGAAGCAGGCCTCATCCTGCCCGAATACGATTTCGTCGAAAGCCAGATCCAGCCGGCAAGCCTCGATCTGCGCCTCGGGGACATCGCCTATCGCGTCCGCGCCAGCTTCCTGCCAGGCCCCGGCGCCACCGTCGCCGAGCGCATCGACGAATTGAAGCTGCATGAGTTCAGCCTCGCCGACGGTGCGGTGCTGGAGACCAACTGCGTCTACATCGTGCCGCTGCTCGAGAGCCTGGCGCTGCCGCCGGAGATCGTCGCGGCCGCGAACCCCAAGAGCTCGACCGGCCGGCTCGACGTCTTCACCCGCGTCATCGCTGACGGCACCCGCCGCTTCGACATGATCGGCGCCGGCTATCACGGCCCGCTTTATGCCGAGATCAGCCCGAAGACGTTTCCGGTGCTGGTGCGCGAGGGCTCGCGCCTGTCGCAGGTGCGCTTCCGCACAGGTGACGCCATCCTCAATGCCGACGAGCTCGACGGCTTGCATGCTGCCGAGCGCCTCGTCGACATCGACGATGCCGATCTCTCCGGCGGCGTCGCCGTCTCGGTCGATCTCTCTGGCGAGAAGGCCAACGGCTTCGTCGGCTATCGTGCCAAGCGCCACACCGGCGTCGTCGATGTCGATCGCCGCGCCGGCTATGCGGTGGAAGATTTCTGGGAGCCGATCTCGGCCCGTCCTGATGGTAGCCTGATCCTCGACCCCGGCGAGTTCTACATCCTCGCCTCCAAGGAAGCGGTGCAGGTGCCGCCGGATTACGCCGCGGAGATGGTGCCGTTCGATCCGCTGGTCGGCGAATTCCGCGTGCACTATGCCGGCTTCTTCGATCCCGGCTTCGGCTATGCCGGCGCTGGCGGGCAGGGCGCACGCGCCGTGCTGGAAGTGCGATCGCGCGAGGTGCCGTTCATCCTCGAGCACGGCCAGATCGTCGGTCGTCTCGTCTACGAGAAGATGCTGGCGCGCCCCGACGCGATGTACGGCCAGCGCATCGGTTCCAACTACCAGGCGCAAGGACTGAAGCTGAGCAAGCATTTTCGGGTGTAGCAGCACACTCCGCTGTCATGCCCCGGCTTGACCGGGGCATCCAGTACGCCGCGGCCTCTCGATTTGATCACGTCCGCCTCGGAGTACTGGATCGCCCCATCAAGTCGGGCGATGACACCGAATGTGTGGCAGGATGCGCAACGAAATCCAGCGACATGCGAGGTCTCACCATGACCGATCAATCCGAGCTCGACGCAAGAATCCTCAACGACGCCGCGGACGCGCTGATCTATTCCGATCGCTCCGGTACGATCACGCGCTGGAATCGCGCTTCGACCGCGCTGTTCGGCTTCAGCGCCAATGAGGCGCTCGGCCAGAACCTCGACCTCATCATTCCCGAGCATCTGCGCGCCGCGCACTGGAAGGGTTTTGAGGCTGCGCTCGCGAGCGGGACGATGAAGCTTGCGGGCAAGCCGACGCTGACCCGCGCGCTGCACAAGAGCGGGCGCAAGCTTTACATCGAGATGACCTTCGCGCTGGTGCGGGATACCGGCGGCGCGGTGCAGGGATCGGTGGCGATGGCACGCGACGTCACCGAGCGCGTCGAGCGAGAGCGCGCCGCGAGGCTTGCACAAAATTCGTGATGCGGAATTGACGGGCCGCCGCGCAGGGCGTCCTGCATAAGCGTCAGGTTGCCTGCTACCAGTCGCAGTGACACACTCGATCAAAACCACGATCGGGAGTGAACATGACCGCAGCAGTAGATGCCGCCCAAGCAGCACAATGGAAGCGCTGGCGCGCGGTCGCAGACCTCTATCACGCCTATTTCACCGGTCTCATCCTCACGGTCGTCACGCGACGCGGCACGGCGGATGCGGCGGAGTTTGTCTTCCGCGTGTTCCGTCGCCAGCAGCAGGAGCGCTTCCTGCCCGGGCTCAAGAAGCTCGGGATCGATCATCTGCCGCCGGCAGTGGCCGCCGCGCAATATCACTACCTCTCCAACTGGATCGGCGGCGTGCATGTCGAATACATGTACGAGAGCGACACCAAGGCCTGGATCCGCTATCCGCCGCCGCGCTGGATCTGGAAGGGCACCGCGATCTGCGGCGTGCCGGGCGAGGTGAGCCGCGCGATGCTGCGCGGCTGGCACGCCAACAACGGCGTCGCGCTCGGCGATATCAGGCTCGGCTTCGTCTGCACCAAGCAGAGCGTCGATGGCCAGGACGGACTCGAAGGCTACTATCATCAATACGACCATCCCCTCGAGCTGGACCAGCGCCTCGTCTTCGCGCGGCATCTGGAGGCACCGTTGTTCGATGCCAAGACAGCGCCCGAGCTCCCTGTCGCGAGTTGGCCAAAGCCGCGGCTTGAAAAAGCCTATCGCAACTACGCGATGGAATATGTGCGCACCGCAGCTCCCGTGATGGTGCAGCTGTTCGGGCCGGAGGATGCCGGCTATCTCCTGCATCTCACGGGCAAGCTGATCGGCATGCAGTATTTCGATGAGGTCGCGGCTGCGCTGTCGATGCGCCGCGGTGGCGCGGGCGATTTCGCATCGTTTCTGAACGCGCTGTTCGCCGCGCAGGATGATGCGACAGAGACCACACAATCCGAAGGCAGCTTCGAAATCCGCCAGCAGAGCTGGAAGCTGATGGACGATGTCGCCGATTATCACCGGACCTGCGCCAAGGTGCTCGAAGGATTGTTCGAGGGCCTCGCCGCGGGATGCGGCCGGCATATCGGTGTACAGACGCGAGCCGCCGCCGGTGGACGTCCGCCGCTGGTCTGGACAATTGGATAGGCGATACTGTCGCCGCGAACTTCGCCTCTCCCCGCGCGCGGGGAGAGGCCGACGCGCGTAGCGCGGCGGGTGAGGGGGACTCTCCGCGAGTCTAGCTGTCACCTTCCTTGCGGATGGGCCCCTCACCCCGACCCTCTCCCCGTAAGAACGGGGAGAGGGAGAAGAGAGGGAGAGGAGCCGCAATTCCACGGGCTGGAATGCGATGCCGCAGGGCACGCCTGCACCTGACGCAGGAGGAATCGGCAATGGCCGTGCTAACAACCACCGCAGCGCCTTCCGCGCGAAGACATTGATTGGCACACCTGTTCATTGCCGCGCCGCAAATGGCGCCTGCGCCCGGGAGAGGACATGTCCGACATCGCCGAAATCCCGGTCGATGAGCAAGAGCGCCCGCTGCCACCGCCTCCGCCTCCCGTGAAGAGCGCGCTGACCGACGGGCCGATCCTGCGCACGCTGCTCTCTCTCGCCTGGCCGAACGTGATCGCGCTGTCGGCCGGCACCTGCACGGTGATCGCGGAGACCTCCTATATCGGCCGGCTCGGCGTCGAGGCGCTGGCTGCGATGGCGCTGGTGTTTCCGACAGTGATCCTGACCATGACGATGTCCGGCGGCGCCATGGGCGGCGCGGTGGCTTCCGCCATCGCACGCGCGCTCGGCGCCGGCGATCGCGAGCGTGCCGGCAC
The genomic region above belongs to Bradyrhizobium arachidis and contains:
- a CDS encoding 2'-deoxycytidine 5'-triphosphate deaminase; translated protein: MRLPPDEDPRLSFTVAADANGILPDRMIAAMAEAGLILPEYDFVESQIQPASLDLRLGDIAYRVRASFLPGPGATVAERIDELKLHEFSLADGAVLETNCVYIVPLLESLALPPEIVAAANPKSSTGRLDVFTRVIADGTRRFDMIGAGYHGPLYAEISPKTFPVLVREGSRLSQVRFRTGDAILNADELDGLHAAERLVDIDDADLSGGVAVSVDLSGEKANGFVGYRAKRHTGVVDVDRRAGYAVEDFWEPISARPDGSLILDPGEFYILASKEAVQVPPDYAAEMVPFDPLVGEFRVHYAGFFDPGFGYAGAGGQGARAVLEVRSREVPFILEHGQIVGRLVYEKMLARPDAMYGQRIGSNYQAQGLKLSKHFRV
- a CDS encoding PAS domain-containing protein — protein: MTDQSELDARILNDAADALIYSDRSGTITRWNRASTALFGFSANEALGQNLDLIIPEHLRAAHWKGFEAALASGTMKLAGKPTLTRALHKSGRKLYIEMTFALVRDTGGAVQGSVAMARDVTERVERERAARLAQNS